One genomic window of Scatophagus argus isolate fScaArg1 chromosome 16, fScaArg1.pri, whole genome shotgun sequence includes the following:
- the dhrs7b gene encoding dehydrogenase/reductase SDR family member 7B translates to MTGGGRTFVVMRTRNYSRHRLKLLGRTGRRLSPMEHVMAGVVLQLGLASAGVLLLYQILVRLRKGAALQDAVVVITGASSGLGKECARVFHAAGARLVLCGRDAARLKQVVQELTASSTGSHPQTYTPSTVIFDLADRDAVDRAAGEIMKCYGQVDVLINNAGISYRGNILDTHISVQRDVMETNYFGPIALTQALLPSMVRRRSGHIVVISSVQGKIAIPYRSAYAASKHATQAYFDCLRAEIELHGIQVTVISPGYIRTNLSVSAVTGDGSKYGVMDKTTAMGRDPADVAQAVLKAVCQRSKDVVLAGPLPTLAIYLRTLWPALFFKLMSSRARKEQKPKDE, encoded by the exons ATGACAG GCGGCGGACGCACTTTTGTCGTCATGCGAACCCGGAACTACTCCCGTCACCGACTCAAACTCCTTGGGAGGACAG GGAGGCGATTGTCACCTATGGAGCACGTCATGGCAGGGGTAGTGCTTCAGCTGGGTTTAGCCAGTGCGGGGGTCTTGCTACTTTATCAGATACTTGTCCGCCTCAGAAAGGGAGCTGCTCTGCAGGATGCTGTGGTGGTCATCACAGGGGCCAGCTCAGGACTGGGCAAAG AGTGTGCACGGGTCTTCCATGCTGCAGGCGCACGGCTCGTGCTGTGTGGACGAGATGCAGCCCGTTTGAAGCAGGTGGTCCAGGAGCTTACAGCGAGTTCGACAGGCTCGCATCCACAG ACTTACACTCCCAGCACTGTTATCTTTGACCTGGCTGACAGAGACGCAGTGGACAGAGCTGCAGGGGAGATCATGAAATGTTATGGACAAGTGGATGTCCTCATTAATAATGCTGGAATCAGTTACCGTGGCAACATACTGGATACTCACATTTCAGTTCAGCGGGATGTTATGGAAACAAATTACTTTGGGCCCATTGCTCTTACTCAAG CTCTGCTGCCCTCCATGGTTCGCAGACGCAGTGGCCACATTGTCGTCATTAGCAGTGTCCAGGGCAAGATAGCCATTCCCTATAGATCAGCTT ATGCAGCTTCTAAGCACGCCACCCAGGCCTACTTCGACTGCTTACGGGCAGAGATCGAGCTCCACGGGATTCAAGTGACAGTTATCAGTCCTGGGTACATCCGAACCAACCTGTCAGTCAGCGCCGTCACAGGAGACGGCAGCAAATATGGAG TTATGGATAAAACCACAGCAATGGGTCGGGACCCTGCTGATGTGGCTCAGGCGGTTCTGAAGGCTGTCTGTCAGAGGAGCAAAGATGTTGTTTTGGCAGGACCTCTGCCTACCCTGGCCATCTACCTCCGCACACTGTGGCCCGCGCTCTTCTTCAAACTCATGTCCTCTCGTGCTCGCAAGGAGCAGAAACCCAAAGATGAGTGA